A single window of Zea mays cultivar B73 chromosome 10, Zm-B73-REFERENCE-NAM-5.0, whole genome shotgun sequence DNA harbors:
- the LOC100276607 gene encoding Protein NONRESPONDING TO OXYLIPINS 2, mitochondrial-like isoform 1 (isoform 1 is encoded by transcript variant 1) — translation MASLSRTAVAAVRSAARSAPLTGRVPGAPLPSLASSSAARSARILRRSAAASSSGLETLMPLHSAVAAARLRSCIAVDFSCWSSLSQGYALPL, via the exons ATGGCATCTTTGTCCCGCACAGCCGTCGCCGCCGTGAGGTCCGCAGCCCGCTCAGCACCCCTTACCGGCCGCGTCCCAGGCGCGCCACTGCCTTCCCTTGCCTCGTCTTCCGCTGCCCGGTCCGCCCGGATCCTCCGCAG GTCGGCGGCCGCGTCGTCGTCGGGGCTGGAGACGCTCATGCCGCTGCACAGCGCGGTGGCGGCCGCGCGGCTTAGGTCCTGCATCGCCGTTGACTTCTCCTGCTGGAGCTCGCTCTCACAAG
- the LOC100382863 gene encoding auxin response factor 12 isoform X1, which translates to MSSSSAASIGQQPPEEEKKCLNSELWHACAGPLVCLPTVATRVVYFPQGHSEQVAASTNKEVDGHIPNYPNLPPQLICQLHDVTMHADVETDEVYAQMTLQPLNPQEQNDPYLPAEMGIMSKQPTNYFCKTLTASDTSTHGGFSVPRRAAERVFPPLDFTQQPPAQELIARDIHDVEWKFRHIFRGQPKRHLLTTGWSVFVSAKRLVAGDSVLFIWNEKNQLLLGIRRASRPQTVMPSSVLSSDSMHIGLLAAAAHAAATNSRFTIFFNPRASPSEFVIPLSKYIKAVFHTRISVGMRFRMLFETEESSVRRYMGTITEVSDADPVRWPSSYWRSVKVGWDESTAGERPPRVSLWEIEPLTTFPMYPSLFPLRVKHPWYSGVAALHGSWGQQRLHPSLLSNDHDQYQAVVAAAAASQSDGYLKQQFLHLQQPMQSPQEQCNLNPLLQQQILQQGSQQQMVSPDAQNIQSVLNPNAIQQQLQQFQQMQHAHNDQKQKIQPDQPYQVPSSAVLSSPTSLPSHLREKFGFSDPNVNSSSFISSSSNENMLESNFLQGSSKSVDLSRFNQPVVSEQQQQQAWKQKFICSQSMSFGGSVSLNSPTTKDGPVDNKIGRDVQNQTLFSPQVDSSSLLYNMVPNLTSNVADNNISTIPSGSTYLQSPMYGCLDDSSGLLQNTGENDPTTRTFVKVYKSGSVGRSLDITRFSNYAELREELGQMFGIKGQLDDPDRSGWQLVFVDRENDVLLLGDDPWESFVNSVWYIKILSPEDVHKMGKPGNDPRYLS; encoded by the exons ATGAGCTCCTCGTCCGCGGCCAGCATCGGGCAGCAGCCGCCGGAGGAAG AGAAGAAGTGCCTCAACTCGGAGCTGTGGCACGCGTGCGCCGGCCCGCTCGTCTGCCTCCCCACCGTCGCCACGCGCGTCGTCTACTTCCCGCAGGGCCACAGCGAGCAG GTGGCGGCGTCGACGAACAAGGAGGTGGACGGGCACATCCCCAACTACCCCAACCTGCCGCCGCAGCTGATCTGCCAGCTGCACGATGTCACAATGCAT GCGGATGTGGAGACGGATGAAGTGTACGCGCAGATGACGCTGCAGCCGCTCAACCCA CAAGAGCAGAACGACCCGTACCTGCCTGCGGAGATGGGAATCATGAGCAAGCAGCCGACGAACTACTTCTGCAAGACGCTGACTGCGAGCGACACCAGCACGCACGGCGGGTTCTCTGTGCCCCGTCGCGCGGCCGAGCGTGTCTTCCCCCCACTG GATTTCACACAGCAGCCTCCAGCACAGGAGCTTATTGCACGGGATATTCATGATGTCGAGTGGAAGTTCAGGCATATCTTCCGAG GCCAGCCCAAAAGACACCTGCTGACTACTGGCTGGAGTGTGTTTGTCAGTGCTAAGAGACTTGTTGCTGGAGATTCTGTGCTATTCATATG GAATGAGAAAAACCAGCTTCTGCTTGGAATCAGACGCGCCAGCCGTCCACAGACTGTGATGCCCTCTTCTGTTCTTTCGAGTGACAGCATGCACATTGGGCTCCTTGCAGCAGCAGCTCATGCTGCTGCAACAAACAGCCGTTTCACAATTTTCTTTAATCCTAG GGCAAGTCCATCAGAATTTGTTATACCCCTTTCGAAATACATCAAGGCAGTTTTTCACACGCGGATATCAGTTGGGATGCGATTCAGGATGTTGTTTGAGACAGAGGAATCTAGTGTCCGCAG GTACATGGGGACAATAACTGAAGTGAGTGATGCTGACCCAGTGCGTTGGCCTAGTTCctattggagatcagtgaag GTTGGCTGGGATGAATCAACAGCAGGAGAAAGGCCACCTAGAGTTTCTCTGTGGGAAATTGAGCCACTGACAACCTTTCCTATGTATCCATCCCTCTTCCCACTGCGAGTTAAGCATCCATGGTATTCAGGAGTTGCTGCTCTTCATG GTTCCTGGGGACAACAGAGACTCCATCCATCCTTACTTAGCAATGACCATGATCAGTATCAAGCAGTGGTTGCTGCCGCAGCTGCTTCCCAGTCGGATGGTTATCTGAAGCAGCAATTCCTACACCTTCAACAACCTATGCAGTCCCCACAGGAACAGTGCAATCTCAATCCGCTGTTGCAGCAGCAAATACTACAGCAAGGGAGCCAACAGCAGATGGTTAGTCCTGATGCTCAAAATATCCAGTCCGTGCTCAACCCAAATGCTATTCAGCAGCAGCTCCAACAATTCCAGCAGATGCAGCATGCTCATAATGACCAGAAGCAGAAGATTCAACCAGATCAGCCGTACCAAGTTCCTAGCAGTGCGGTTCTCTCGAGTCCAACATCATTACCAAGCCATTTGCGGGAAAAATTTGGCTTTTCTGATCCTAATGTCAACTCTtccagcttcatcagctctagCAGCAACGAGAATATGCTGGAATCAAACTTCCTTCAGGGAAGCTCAAAATCTGTGGATTTGTCTAGATTCAACCAACCTGTAGTTagcgagcagcagcagcaacaggcatGGAAGCAAAAGTTTATTTGCTCACAATCGATGTCTTTTGGGGGCTCGGTTTCACTTAACTCACCCACTACCAAAGATGGTCCTGTTGACAACAAAATTGGTCGTGATGTGCAGAACCAGACCCTTTTTAGCCCTCAAGTTGACTCTTCCTCCCTACTGTACAATATGGTACCTAATTTGACCTCAAATGTTGCGGATAATAATATATCAACGATTCCCTCTGGATCAACATATCTGCAAAGTCCAATGTATGGTTGTCTGGATGACTCTTCTGGTTTATTGCAAAATACAGGAGAGAATGATCCGACAACTAGAACATTCGTTAAG GTTTACAAGTCAGGATCGGTGGGGAGATCCTTGGACATCACCCGGTTCTCTAATTATGCTGAACTTCGAGAGGAACTGGGTCAGATGTTCGGCATTAAGGGTCAGTTGGATGACCCTGATAGATCAGGCTGGCAGCTTGTATTTGTCGACAGGGAGAACGATGTGCTTCTCCTTGGAGACGACCCGTGGGA GTCATTTGTGAATAGTGTATGGTACATCAAAATACTTTCACCTGAGGATGTGCATAAGATGGGAAAGCCAGGAAACGATCCACGCTACCTATCTTAA
- the LOC100382863 gene encoding Auxin response factor 12 gives MSSSSAASIGQQPPEEEKKCLNSELWHACAGPLVCLPTVATRVVYFPQGHSEQVAASTNKEVDGHIPNYPNLPPQLICQLHDVTMHADVETDEVYAQMTLQPLNPQEQNDPYLPAEMGIMSKQPTNYFCKTLTASDTSTHGGFSVPRRAAERVFPPLDFTQQPPAQELIARDIHDVEWKFRHIFRGQPKRHLLTTGWSVFVSAKRLVAGDSVLFIWNEKNQLLLGIRRASRPQTVMPSSVLSSDSMHIGLLAAAAHAAATNSRFTIFFNPRASPSEFVIPLSKYIKAVFHTRISVGMRFRMLFETEESSVRRYMGTITEVSDADPVRWPSSYWRSVKVGWDESTAGERPPRVSLWEIEPLTTFPMYPSLFPLRVKHPWYSGVAALHDDSNALMWLRGVAGEGGFQSLNFQSPGVGSWGQQRLHPSLLSNDHDQYQAVVAAAAASQSDGYLKQQFLHLQQPMQSPQEQCNLNPLLQQQILQQGSQQQMVSPDAQNIQSVLNPNAIQQQLQQFQQMQHAHNDQKQKIQPDQPYQVPSSAVLSSPTSLPSHLREKFGFSDPNVNSSSFISSSSNENMLESNFLQGSSKSVDLSRFNQPVVSEQQQQQAWKQKFICSQSMSFGGSVSLNSPTTKDGPVDNKIGRDVQNQTLFSPQVDSSSLLYNMVPNLTSNVADNNISTIPSGSTYLQSPMYGCLDDSSGLLQNTGENDPTTRTFVKVYKSGSVGRSLDITRFSNYAELREELGQMFGIKGQLDDPDRSGWQLVFVDRENDVLLLGDDPWESFVNSVWYIKILSPEDVHKMGKPGNDPRYLS, from the exons ATGAGCTCCTCGTCCGCGGCCAGCATCGGGCAGCAGCCGCCGGAGGAAG AGAAGAAGTGCCTCAACTCGGAGCTGTGGCACGCGTGCGCCGGCCCGCTCGTCTGCCTCCCCACCGTCGCCACGCGCGTCGTCTACTTCCCGCAGGGCCACAGCGAGCAG GTGGCGGCGTCGACGAACAAGGAGGTGGACGGGCACATCCCCAACTACCCCAACCTGCCGCCGCAGCTGATCTGCCAGCTGCACGATGTCACAATGCAT GCGGATGTGGAGACGGATGAAGTGTACGCGCAGATGACGCTGCAGCCGCTCAACCCA CAAGAGCAGAACGACCCGTACCTGCCTGCGGAGATGGGAATCATGAGCAAGCAGCCGACGAACTACTTCTGCAAGACGCTGACTGCGAGCGACACCAGCACGCACGGCGGGTTCTCTGTGCCCCGTCGCGCGGCCGAGCGTGTCTTCCCCCCACTG GATTTCACACAGCAGCCTCCAGCACAGGAGCTTATTGCACGGGATATTCATGATGTCGAGTGGAAGTTCAGGCATATCTTCCGAG GCCAGCCCAAAAGACACCTGCTGACTACTGGCTGGAGTGTGTTTGTCAGTGCTAAGAGACTTGTTGCTGGAGATTCTGTGCTATTCATATG GAATGAGAAAAACCAGCTTCTGCTTGGAATCAGACGCGCCAGCCGTCCACAGACTGTGATGCCCTCTTCTGTTCTTTCGAGTGACAGCATGCACATTGGGCTCCTTGCAGCAGCAGCTCATGCTGCTGCAACAAACAGCCGTTTCACAATTTTCTTTAATCCTAG GGCAAGTCCATCAGAATTTGTTATACCCCTTTCGAAATACATCAAGGCAGTTTTTCACACGCGGATATCAGTTGGGATGCGATTCAGGATGTTGTTTGAGACAGAGGAATCTAGTGTCCGCAG GTACATGGGGACAATAACTGAAGTGAGTGATGCTGACCCAGTGCGTTGGCCTAGTTCctattggagatcagtgaag GTTGGCTGGGATGAATCAACAGCAGGAGAAAGGCCACCTAGAGTTTCTCTGTGGGAAATTGAGCCACTGACAACCTTTCCTATGTATCCATCCCTCTTCCCACTGCGAGTTAAGCATCCATGGTATTCAGGAGTTGCTGCTCTTCATG ATGACAGCAATGCTTTGATGTGGCTGAGAGGAGTTGCTGGTGAAGGGGGCTTTCAGTCTTTAAACTTCCAGTCACCTGGTGTAGGTTCCTGGGGACAACAGAGACTCCATCCATCCTTACTTAGCAATGACCATGATCAGTATCAAGCAGTGGTTGCTGCCGCAGCTGCTTCCCAGTCGGATGGTTATCTGAAGCAGCAATTCCTACACCTTCAACAACCTATGCAGTCCCCACAGGAACAGTGCAATCTCAATCCGCTGTTGCAGCAGCAAATACTACAGCAAGGGAGCCAACAGCAGATGGTTAGTCCTGATGCTCAAAATATCCAGTCCGTGCTCAACCCAAATGCTATTCAGCAGCAGCTCCAACAATTCCAGCAGATGCAGCATGCTCATAATGACCAGAAGCAGAAGATTCAACCAGATCAGCCGTACCAAGTTCCTAGCAGTGCGGTTCTCTCGAGTCCAACATCATTACCAAGCCATTTGCGGGAAAAATTTGGCTTTTCTGATCCTAATGTCAACTCTtccagcttcatcagctctagCAGCAACGAGAATATGCTGGAATCAAACTTCCTTCAGGGAAGCTCAAAATCTGTGGATTTGTCTAGATTCAACCAACCTGTAGTTagcgagcagcagcagcaacaggcatGGAAGCAAAAGTTTATTTGCTCACAATCGATGTCTTTTGGGGGCTCGGTTTCACTTAACTCACCCACTACCAAAGATGGTCCTGTTGACAACAAAATTGGTCGTGATGTGCAGAACCAGACCCTTTTTAGCCCTCAAGTTGACTCTTCCTCCCTACTGTACAATATGGTACCTAATTTGACCTCAAATGTTGCGGATAATAATATATCAACGATTCCCTCTGGATCAACATATCTGCAAAGTCCAATGTATGGTTGTCTGGATGACTCTTCTGGTTTATTGCAAAATACAGGAGAGAATGATCCGACAACTAGAACATTCGTTAAG GTTTACAAGTCAGGATCGGTGGGGAGATCCTTGGACATCACCCGGTTCTCTAATTATGCTGAACTTCGAGAGGAACTGGGTCAGATGTTCGGCATTAAGGGTCAGTTGGATGACCCTGATAGATCAGGCTGGCAGCTTGTATTTGTCGACAGGGAGAACGATGTGCTTCTCCTTGGAGACGACCCGTGGGA GTCATTTGTGAATAGTGTATGGTACATCAAAATACTTTCACCTGAGGATGTGCATAAGATGGGAAAGCCAGGAAACGATCCACGCTACCTATCTTAA